In a single window of the Pseudodesulfovibrio profundus genome:
- a CDS encoding branched-chain amino acid transaminase, whose translation MVQKSETIWFDGKQVPWDEANVHVLTHTLHYGAGVFEGIRAYECADGSSEVFRLEEHMVRLINSAKILGITVPYTAEELTEAAVETLKLNKLAGAYIRPLVFIGDGAMGVHPGDNPIRTIIATWPWGAYLGEEALEKGIAVKCSTFNRHHVNVMMTKSKACGNYVNSVLAKTEAVADGYHEAILLDTTGHVSEGSGENIFMVQDDVIYTPHADGVLGGLTRNSIITLANDLGYEVREEPLTRDMLYVADEVFFTGTAAELTPISSIDRRQIGSGIAGPVAKLLQTEYFKIVKGENSDYEHWLHRYSI comes from the coding sequence ATGGTCCAGAAATCCGAAACCATCTGGTTCGACGGCAAACAGGTTCCCTGGGACGAGGCAAATGTTCACGTCCTGACTCACACTCTGCATTATGGTGCAGGCGTTTTTGAAGGTATTCGTGCATACGAATGCGCAGATGGTTCGTCCGAGGTGTTTCGCCTCGAAGAGCACATGGTTCGTCTGATTAACTCTGCTAAGATTCTCGGAATCACCGTTCCGTATACAGCAGAAGAGTTGACCGAGGCTGCAGTTGAGACCCTCAAGCTCAATAAGCTGGCAGGTGCTTATATCCGTCCTCTGGTTTTCATCGGTGACGGCGCCATGGGTGTCCATCCCGGCGACAACCCCATTCGCACCATCATCGCCACATGGCCCTGGGGCGCTTACCTCGGCGAGGAAGCCCTTGAAAAGGGTATTGCCGTCAAGTGTTCCACATTCAATCGTCACCATGTCAATGTCATGATGACCAAGTCCAAGGCTTGCGGCAACTACGTCAACTCTGTTCTGGCCAAAACCGAAGCTGTCGCCGACGGGTATCATGAAGCGATTCTGCTCGACACCACCGGTCATGTTTCCGAGGGCTCTGGCGAGAATATCTTCATGGTTCAGGATGATGTCATCTACACCCCGCATGCCGACGGCGTGCTCGGCGGTTTGACCCGTAATTCCATCATCACTCTGGCGAATGATCTTGGATATGAAGTACGTGAAGAGCCGCTGACTCGTGACATGCTCTATGTCGCGGATGAGGTTTTCTTCACTGGTACTGCCGCAGAGTTGACTCCCATCAGCTCCATTGACCGTCGACAGATCGGTTCCGGCATTGCTGGTCCGGTAGCCAAGCTGCTGCAGACTGAATACTTCAAAATCGTCAAGGGTGAAAACTCTGATTACGAACACTGGTTGCATCGCTATTCCATCTAG
- a CDS encoding YbaB/EbfC family nucleoid-associated protein: MKGMNEMIRQAQVMQRKMSEKQEELKSTIVEATSGGGMVTVKATCGQEITEVLIEDSVMESGDKDMLQDLVLTAANEALKKSKEHMEKELSSITGGLNIPGMF; the protein is encoded by the coding sequence ATGAAAGGTATGAACGAAATGATTCGCCAGGCGCAGGTTATGCAGCGCAAAATGAGCGAGAAGCAGGAAGAGTTGAAATCCACCATCGTCGAGGCCACCAGCGGTGGCGGTATGGTGACAGTCAAGGCTACCTGTGGTCAGGAAATCACCGAGGTCCTGATTGAAGATTCCGTCATGGAGTCCGGTGATAAAGACATGTTGCAGGATCTCGTTTTGACGGCCGCCAACGAAGCCCTCAAGAAGTCCAAAGAGCACATGGAAAAGGAATTGTCCTCCATCACTGGTGGATTGAACATACCTGGCATGTTCTAG
- a CDS encoding aminotransferase class I/II-fold pyridoxal phosphate-dependent enzyme, whose product MSKFARVDRLPPYVFAQVNELKMKMRHAGADIIDLGMGNPDVPTPKPILDKLTEAAYKPGNSKYSASKGIKGLRKAIRDWYYRRYDVSLDRNQEVCVTMGAKEGLAHLALAMLSPGDVVLAPDPAYPIHPYASIIAGADVRRVPIGPGQDFFENLETAVTHTWPKPKLLIINFPHNPTTQCVEIEFFQRIVDFAKEHELFVIHDLAYADFVFDGYQAPSFMQADGAKEVGVEFFSLTKSYSMAGMRVGFCVGNPDMVQALTRIKSYLDYGIYQPIQIAATCALNGDLGENPQFSREDMDKAVIDIMDVYKDRRDALCAGLNRIGWEVTPPKATMFLWAPIPEQFKHMGSVEFSKLLLKEAEVAVSPGLGFGQYGDDHVRFSFVENRHRTNQAVRNLRKFFSKG is encoded by the coding sequence ATGTCCAAGTTTGCGAGAGTCGACAGACTGCCCCCCTATGTTTTTGCTCAGGTTAATGAATTAAAGATGAAAATGCGCCACGCGGGCGCGGATATCATCGACCTGGGCATGGGCAATCCCGATGTGCCCACACCAAAGCCCATTCTCGACAAGCTGACAGAGGCGGCGTACAAGCCAGGAAACTCCAAGTACTCAGCGTCCAAAGGTATCAAAGGCCTTCGTAAAGCCATCCGTGATTGGTACTACCGTCGTTACGACGTTTCTTTGGATCGCAATCAGGAAGTGTGTGTCACCATGGGCGCCAAGGAAGGTTTGGCCCACTTGGCGCTGGCCATGCTCAGCCCGGGCGATGTCGTGCTGGCACCGGACCCGGCCTACCCTATCCATCCTTATGCTTCGATCATTGCAGGCGCTGATGTACGACGTGTGCCCATCGGACCGGGTCAGGATTTCTTCGAAAACCTTGAAACAGCCGTCACTCATACTTGGCCCAAGCCCAAGTTGCTGATTATCAACTTCCCGCACAACCCGACAACACAGTGTGTGGAAATTGAGTTCTTTCAGCGTATCGTTGATTTTGCCAAAGAGCATGAACTGTTTGTCATTCACGATCTGGCATATGCAGATTTCGTCTTCGACGGTTATCAGGCCCCCAGCTTCATGCAGGCGGATGGAGCCAAGGAAGTCGGCGTCGAGTTCTTCTCCCTGACCAAGAGTTATTCCATGGCCGGTATGCGCGTAGGCTTCTGCGTAGGCAACCCGGACATGGTGCAGGCACTGACCCGCATCAAAAGTTATCTCGACTACGGCATTTATCAGCCAATCCAGATTGCTGCGACATGTGCACTCAACGGCGATCTGGGCGAGAACCCGCAATTCAGCCGCGAAGACATGGACAAGGCCGTAATAGACATTATGGATGTATACAAGGATCGCCGCGACGCCTTGTGTGCAGGATTGAACCGCATCGGTTGGGAAGTCACCCCGCCAAAGGCTACCATGTTCCTCTGGGCACCGATCCCTGAGCAATTCAAGCACATGGGGTCTGTCGAGTTCTCCAAGTTACTGCTCAAAGAAGCAGAAGTCGCAGTATCTCCAGGTCTCGGATTTGGCCAATATGGCGATGACCACGTACGTTTCAGCTTCGTTGAAAACCGTCATCGCACGAATCAGGCTGTTCGCAACCTGCGTAAATTTTTCTCTAAGGGGTAA
- a CDS encoding amidohydrolase family protein — MLIDFHTHVFHPKIADKVLHQLENHYSIHPVGTGTADDLLQRMSTSGIDKSVVLTAATAPAQVIPANNWAIQTSKEYDQFIPFGTVHPRFDQMERELDRLESNGIKGLKFHPDFQGFRMDDPALFDVMEMIQDRFICLFHVGDTLPPDENPSCPRKLAAIKAAFPETTIVAAHMGGYRHWKEAIEHLAGKGILVDTSSSLDFIDDSMLKELFDAFSIESLLFGSDYPLFDAGIELNQLKKRLSLNEAAIDQIMSNASTLLNL; from the coding sequence ATGCTTATTGATTTCCATACTCACGTATTCCATCCGAAAATTGCCGATAAAGTTCTGCACCAACTGGAAAATCACTATTCAATTCATCCGGTCGGAACGGGCACAGCTGACGATCTACTTCAGCGCATGTCCACTTCAGGCATCGATAAATCCGTGGTCCTGACAGCCGCTACAGCTCCAGCACAAGTCATTCCGGCCAACAACTGGGCCATACAGACCAGCAAGGAATATGATCAATTCATTCCTTTCGGGACTGTACACCCCAGATTCGACCAGATGGAAAGAGAATTGGATCGTCTGGAAAGCAATGGGATAAAAGGATTGAAATTTCACCCGGACTTCCAAGGGTTTCGGATGGATGATCCTGCCTTATTTGATGTCATGGAAATGATTCAGGACAGATTCATCTGTCTTTTTCACGTAGGAGACACACTCCCGCCGGATGAGAATCCATCATGCCCTCGCAAGCTTGCCGCAATCAAAGCAGCTTTCCCTGAAACGACTATTGTTGCTGCTCATATGGGCGGATACCGTCACTGGAAAGAGGCCATAGAACACCTGGCTGGAAAAGGCATCTTAGTTGATACATCGAGTTCGCTCGACTTCATTGATGACAGTATGCTGAAGGAACTATTCGATGCTTTTAGTATCGAGAGCCTGCTTTTCGGCAGCGATTATCCCCTATTTGACGCAGGTATTGAACTTAACCAACTCAAAAAACGCCTCTCGCTCAATGAAGCCGCAATAGACCAAATCATGAGCAATGCATCTACCCTACTCAATTTATAG
- a CDS encoding homoserine dehydrogenase, producing the protein MESIKLGLGGFGTVGSGLAKILDMNAERIEKRLGKRIEIKKVLVRDLNKKRAFDPGPGVSFTDDPHALVSDPDIDIVVELMGGLDTAKNLILDAFEQKKHVVTANKHLLAEHGLELFQAAIDNNVGLMFESSCAGGIPIVQTLKESLAGDEINKMLGIMNGTANYILSEMTTKGMDFETALAEAQDLGYAEADPSFDIEGFDTAHKLCVLIRMAYGVDYPLNEIPVQGITSVTPMDIQFAREFGYRIKLLAHVMDVEGKLEAGVHPALVPYTYLLARVGGNYNAVRIEGNAVGPVMLHGQGAGDLPTGSAVLADIMNLTRQMKGSCELPDNTGFDNKPIERATILPPEQSVSKYYFRFTVADKTGVMAAITQSMAQHGVSIAQAVQKGEAGMEGVPLVIISHETAAKNVDAVINEIDAMDFTVEPCVKFRIL; encoded by the coding sequence ATGGAAAGTATTAAACTTGGTTTGGGCGGTTTTGGAACCGTAGGTTCCGGCTTGGCCAAAATTCTTGATATGAACGCCGAGCGCATTGAAAAACGCCTGGGCAAACGTATAGAAATCAAAAAGGTTCTTGTTCGCGATCTCAACAAAAAACGCGCCTTTGATCCAGGTCCAGGGGTCTCTTTTACGGATGATCCGCATGCACTGGTCAGTGATCCTGATATCGACATTGTCGTCGAACTCATGGGCGGACTGGATACTGCCAAGAACCTCATCCTTGATGCATTTGAACAAAAGAAACATGTTGTGACAGCCAACAAGCACCTGCTGGCTGAACATGGACTGGAACTTTTTCAGGCAGCCATTGATAACAATGTCGGCCTGATGTTCGAATCCAGTTGCGCTGGCGGTATTCCCATCGTTCAAACTTTGAAAGAAAGCCTCGCCGGTGACGAAATCAACAAGATGCTCGGCATCATGAATGGCACAGCCAACTATATTTTATCTGAAATGACCACCAAGGGTATGGATTTCGAGACTGCCCTTGCCGAGGCCCAGGATCTTGGATACGCCGAAGCAGACCCGTCCTTTGACATCGAAGGATTCGATACTGCTCACAAGCTTTGCGTGCTCATACGCATGGCATACGGCGTGGACTACCCTCTCAATGAAATCCCGGTACAGGGAATCACCAGCGTCACCCCGATGGATATCCAGTTTGCTCGCGAATTCGGTTATCGCATCAAGCTGCTGGCCCATGTAATGGATGTGGAAGGTAAACTGGAGGCAGGCGTACACCCTGCCCTGGTTCCGTACACCTATCTGCTGGCCCGTGTAGGCGGTAATTACAACGCTGTCCGTATCGAAGGCAATGCCGTTGGCCCTGTGATGCTCCACGGTCAGGGAGCTGGCGACCTGCCCACCGGAAGCGCCGTATTGGCAGACATTATGAACCTGACCCGCCAGATGAAGGGCTCCTGCGAGTTGCCTGACAACACCGGGTTCGACAACAAGCCTATTGAGCGTGCAACCATTCTGCCGCCGGAACAGTCCGTATCCAAATACTATTTCCGCTTCACAGTGGCGGACAAGACTGGTGTCATGGCGGCCATAACTCAATCTATGGCGCAACATGGTGTTTCTATTGCGCAGGCCGTTCAGAAAGGTGAAGCAGGAATGGAAGGCGTTCCGCTGGTCATCATCAGCCACGAAACGGCTGCTAAAAACGTAGACGCCGTAATCAATGAAATCGATGCAATGGACTTCACGGTAGAACCGTGTGTGAAGTTCCGAATCCTCTAG
- the dgt gene encoding dGTP triphosphohydrolase — MDFTKGFAVKNSFYTSFDTECIGRGQSKNDKGRTPFEQDRDRIIYSPAFRRLQNKTQVFLSGEFDFYRTRLTHSMEVSQIGRSIVNHLNRTSTALSDDHHIDQDLVESICLAHDIGHPSFGHAGEQVLNTMMQESGGFEGNAQNLRILVDLFYRDKTCWSGMKPTRAFLDGMLKYKTLFSESEKKKHHFIYDFQSDILEFVSPDQLFTSLFDTEKERNSFKSLECRIMDWADDIAYSIHDIDDGIRAGFISMKNIRNWMDEHNDDLSKDQHGFLDDLCLAIADDSFSSFLARLIGTFIHGTTLVERETPLSESTNRYNYDIHISEDCLELCTLLKRLAISLVFHTPQVHQLEFKGGRILKGLFEVMEQEYLNGRANYNLLPAHYHNAMNNGDVHHRRRLLCDYLSGMTDGFVVRTYKRMFDPDFGSIIDLI, encoded by the coding sequence TTGGATTTCACCAAAGGATTTGCTGTGAAGAATAGTTTTTATACCAGTTTTGATACGGAATGCATTGGCCGGGGGCAGTCTAAGAATGATAAAGGGCGGACGCCTTTTGAGCAGGACCGCGATCGCATTATCTATTCTCCAGCATTTCGTCGCTTGCAGAATAAAACCCAGGTGTTTTTGTCCGGTGAATTTGATTTCTATCGCACACGCCTCACTCATTCCATGGAGGTGTCACAAATCGGGCGTTCCATAGTGAACCACCTGAATCGGACCTCGACAGCACTATCTGATGACCATCATATCGATCAGGATTTGGTTGAATCCATATGTTTGGCTCATGACATTGGGCATCCTTCCTTTGGCCACGCAGGCGAACAGGTATTGAATACCATGATGCAGGAGTCTGGTGGTTTTGAGGGAAACGCGCAAAATTTACGAATTCTTGTGGACCTGTTTTACCGAGATAAAACCTGTTGGTCTGGGATGAAGCCTACGCGGGCATTTCTTGATGGGATGCTCAAGTATAAGACCTTGTTTTCTGAATCAGAGAAGAAAAAGCACCATTTCATTTACGATTTTCAATCTGACATTTTGGAATTCGTGAGTCCTGATCAGCTCTTTACCAGTCTTTTTGATACTGAAAAGGAACGCAACAGTTTCAAGTCGCTGGAGTGTCGGATCATGGATTGGGCGGATGACATCGCTTATTCCATTCATGATATTGATGATGGAATCCGAGCTGGTTTTATCTCAATGAAAAACATCCGCAACTGGATGGATGAACACAACGACGATTTATCGAAGGATCAGCACGGTTTTTTGGATGACTTATGTCTGGCTATTGCTGATGATTCCTTCAGCTCTTTTCTTGCCAGGCTAATAGGTACTTTCATTCATGGCACGACTTTGGTTGAAAGAGAAACTCCTCTTTCAGAGAGTACCAACCGCTATAATTACGATATACATATTTCAGAAGATTGCCTTGAGCTATGCACACTGCTCAAGCGACTTGCCATCTCGCTCGTTTTTCATACCCCGCAGGTGCACCAGTTGGAGTTCAAGGGTGGGCGAATCCTGAAGGGATTATTTGAAGTGATGGAGCAGGAGTATTTGAATGGCAGGGCTAATTACAACCTGCTACCGGCACATTATCACAATGCAATGAACAATGGTGATGTCCATCATAGGCGTAGATTGTTGTGTGATTATCTTTCAGGAATGACTGATGGATTTGTCGTCAGAACATACAAGCGTATGTTCGATCCTGATTTTGGATCGATTATCGATCTGATCTAG
- a CDS encoding IS1595 family transposase, translating into MRKSRLSKDKQLRLIEHFVAGTTARCAADLVGVNVKTAAYYFHRLREIIAVEESCEGMDFGEFEVDESYFGGKRKGKRGRGAAGKVPVFGILKRGGKVYTQVIPDAKGKTLLPIIQERIQPDSVVYSDCWYGYNVLDVSAFKHFRINHSKLFADSHNHINGIENFWNQAKRHMRKFNGIPTKHFSLFLKECEWRFNNSNPRSQFKQLKQWVRRHMG; encoded by the coding sequence ATGCGAAAAAGTCGTTTGAGCAAGGACAAGCAGCTTCGTTTAATCGAACATTTTGTGGCTGGCACGACAGCTCGTTGCGCTGCCGATCTGGTTGGTGTGAACGTCAAAACAGCCGCCTATTACTTTCACCGGCTCCGGGAAATCATAGCGGTAGAAGAGTCCTGTGAAGGGATGGATTTTGGCGAATTTGAGGTCGATGAGAGCTACTTCGGTGGCAAGCGAAAGGGCAAAAGAGGACGTGGGGCGGCTGGTAAGGTTCCTGTTTTTGGAATCCTTAAAAGGGGCGGGAAGGTCTATACACAGGTGATTCCTGATGCGAAAGGTAAAACCTTGCTTCCCATTATTCAGGAAAGAATCCAGCCAGACAGTGTGGTTTACTCGGACTGCTGGTATGGCTACAATGTCCTTGATGTGTCAGCGTTCAAACACTTCCGAATCAACCACTCGAAGCTGTTTGCAGATAGCCACAACCACATCAATGGAATCGAGAATTTTTGGAACCAGGCCAAACGCCATATGAGGAAATTCAACGGCATTCCAACCAAGCATTTTTCTCTGTTTTTAAAGGAATGCGAGTGGCGTTTTAATAACAGCAATCCGCGAAGCCAGTTTAAACAACTGAAACAGTGGGTTAGAAGACATATGGGCTAG
- the dnaX gene encoding DNA polymerase III subunit gamma/tau produces MSTSNLTAKYRPQTFGDVAGQEAIKSILSRAAASDKIAPAYLFSGTRGVGKTTIARIFAKALNCVNAPTAEPCNECSNCKQITAGVAVDVIEIDGASNRGIDDARRLKEDIGYAPVECRYKVFIIDEAHMLTKEAFNALLKTLEEPPPRATFIMATTEPHKFPPTIISRCQHYIYKMLTQQELVNHLESIMNMEELPFEPGALEIIAKRGAGSVRDSMSLLGQALAMGSDVLREEEVRNFLGLAGQDVFFQLMEAMHSRDLVAVGMVLRQVLDQGLDLGFFLRELTNCWRNMFLLRQAGEKALPLLGMSGEEARAWLEWAGKFDPSHIHACWQMTLDGQRKVMTSLEPALALELLLLNLTSLPDLINLESVGSAPTGGTPPPPPGQQGGNFGGGQQGPQGGGYGQQGGGFGQQSGQRFAPPPKQSSVPAQPAAPSPHAQQNHVANSTMPTASRQQAAPVQQQAEVVRKQVAHGSEVQESHTKTAPASSPVDSNRVNQPLSDSKTFAPKGPRNWEGFLEFVNEKNGKIPVKAAKLRLNKGELRGDELVITCGTRMQCAQLSEKQTFNALDSLTREYFGPLVEVKVETGDIAVHKTDKQLREEAEAHPGVKMIMDTFSAQLISVSHRKQ; encoded by the coding sequence ATGAGTACATCGAACCTGACTGCAAAATACCGTCCCCAGACCTTCGGCGATGTCGCCGGACAGGAAGCCATCAAGTCCATTCTCTCAAGAGCGGCAGCATCGGATAAGATTGCCCCGGCATATCTTTTTTCCGGAACGCGTGGTGTTGGTAAAACGACCATTGCCCGTATCTTTGCCAAAGCGCTCAACTGTGTGAATGCACCAACGGCAGAGCCGTGTAACGAGTGCTCCAATTGCAAGCAGATCACAGCTGGTGTGGCTGTTGACGTCATTGAAATTGATGGTGCATCCAACCGCGGAATTGATGATGCCCGGCGCTTGAAAGAGGATATCGGCTACGCACCTGTTGAGTGCCGGTACAAAGTGTTCATCATTGATGAAGCCCATATGTTGACGAAAGAGGCGTTCAACGCGCTCCTCAAAACCCTTGAGGAGCCGCCACCGCGAGCTACGTTCATCATGGCGACCACCGAACCACATAAATTTCCCCCGACCATCATCAGTCGTTGTCAGCATTATATCTATAAAATGCTGACGCAGCAGGAGTTGGTCAATCACCTCGAAAGTATCATGAACATGGAAGAGCTTCCGTTCGAGCCGGGGGCTTTGGAAATTATTGCCAAGCGCGGCGCTGGTAGTGTGCGCGACTCCATGTCATTGCTGGGGCAGGCCCTTGCCATGGGATCCGATGTTCTGCGGGAAGAAGAAGTCCGAAACTTTCTTGGTCTTGCCGGACAGGATGTATTTTTCCAGTTGATGGAAGCCATGCACTCCCGTGATCTGGTGGCAGTGGGTATGGTCTTGCGTCAGGTGCTTGATCAGGGACTTGACCTGGGCTTTTTCCTGCGCGAACTGACAAACTGCTGGCGAAACATGTTTTTACTGCGACAGGCCGGTGAAAAAGCTTTGCCGTTGCTTGGTATGTCGGGCGAAGAAGCCCGGGCCTGGCTTGAGTGGGCTGGCAAGTTTGATCCATCCCATATTCACGCCTGCTGGCAGATGACCCTCGATGGGCAGCGAAAAGTCATGACTAGCCTTGAGCCTGCTCTGGCTCTTGAGTTGTTGCTGCTGAACCTCACGAGCCTTCCGGACTTGATTAATCTTGAGTCTGTAGGCTCTGCTCCAACTGGTGGAACTCCACCACCGCCTCCAGGGCAACAAGGTGGTAATTTCGGAGGTGGTCAGCAAGGCCCTCAAGGCGGAGGATATGGTCAGCAGGGAGGCGGATTCGGACAACAGTCCGGCCAGCGTTTTGCTCCTCCACCTAAACAATCGAGTGTCCCGGCCCAGCCTGCCGCTCCCTCTCCCCATGCGCAGCAGAACCATGTTGCTAACTCCACAATGCCAACTGCATCGCGCCAGCAGGCCGCTCCTGTGCAGCAGCAAGCTGAAGTTGTAAGAAAGCAGGTTGCTCATGGCTCCGAAGTTCAGGAAAGCCACACTAAGACTGCACCTGCAAGCTCCCCCGTGGACTCAAACAGAGTGAACCAACCGCTTTCTGACTCGAAAACATTTGCGCCGAAGGGGCCAAGGAACTGGGAAGGTTTTCTTGAGTTCGTCAATGAAAAGAATGGCAAAATTCCGGTTAAAGCCGCCAAACTTCGTTTGAATAAAGGGGAGTTGCGCGGCGACGAATTGGTGATTACATGCGGTACCAGGATGCAGTGCGCCCAGCTTTCTGAAAAACAGACATTCAACGCATTGGATTCTTTGACGAGAGAATATTTCGGCCCTTTGGTTGAAGTTAAGGTTGAAACAGGTGATATTGCCGTCCACAAGACGGACAAGCAGCTTCGAGAGGAGGCGGAAGCGCATCCCGGCGTGAAAATGATAATGGACACGTTCAGTGCGCAGTTGATTTCCGTCAGCCATCGAAAACAATAA
- a CDS encoding cofactor-independent phosphoglycerate mutase, with protein MKVLYLIADGMGGWPLEELGGKTTMEAADTPNMDELAKDGIVGVAQTVPEGMQPGSDVANMALLGFDPARYHTGRGPIEAAAQGLELSEDDLVWRLNLVTVSQLNIDGYMRDYSSGHIDTEVSRPVVEALQEKLGNETYTFIPGIQYRHLLVQKDGAKSDDAQIAINPPHDITDKPIKLDLRAFSKSPHLWDLVFEAKEILENRDINMSMANSIWPWGQGRPLSLPNFTETFGLKGGVISAVDLIKGLGFASGMDVIEVEGATGLLDTNYQGKVDAALEFLKENDFVFVHLEGPDECGHGGNAQDKVEAINRFDAQVVAPLREALKDEDVAWIVTCDHFTPIAERTHTMDAVPFLINGSGCAPSNVPSFSEAQANQTGVKLEEGHTLLSYALDQLGLK; from the coding sequence ATGAAAGTACTCTACCTCATCGCCGATGGCATGGGAGGTTGGCCTCTGGAGGAGCTAGGCGGCAAGACGACCATGGAAGCTGCCGATACTCCCAATATGGATGAACTGGCAAAAGACGGTATAGTCGGTGTTGCCCAGACCGTTCCTGAAGGAATGCAGCCTGGATCCGATGTTGCCAACATGGCTCTGCTCGGCTTTGATCCTGCCCGCTACCATACTGGACGCGGCCCCATCGAAGCCGCGGCTCAAGGGCTTGAACTGAGTGAAGACGACCTTGTATGGCGCCTGAACCTCGTGACCGTTTCGCAGCTCAATATTGACGGGTACATGCGTGATTACTCTTCCGGTCACATTGATACGGAAGTTTCGCGCCCTGTAGTTGAAGCGCTTCAGGAAAAGCTTGGTAACGAGACCTATACCTTTATCCCAGGCATTCAGTATCGACATCTGCTGGTTCAGAAAGATGGCGCGAAGAGTGATGATGCTCAGATAGCAATCAATCCCCCGCACGACATCACAGATAAACCAATTAAGCTTGACCTACGGGCTTTTTCCAAGAGCCCACATCTTTGGGACCTTGTTTTTGAGGCTAAGGAAATCCTCGAAAACAGAGATATCAATATGTCGATGGCCAACTCCATTTGGCCGTGGGGACAAGGGCGCCCTCTTTCCCTTCCGAACTTCACTGAAACCTTCGGACTTAAAGGTGGCGTCATCTCAGCAGTTGATCTCATCAAGGGCCTCGGTTTTGCTTCCGGCATGGATGTGATTGAAGTTGAAGGGGCTACAGGACTCCTTGATACCAATTACCAAGGTAAAGTTGATGCAGCACTTGAGTTTCTGAAGGAGAACGATTTTGTTTTCGTTCATCTGGAAGGACCTGATGAATGCGGCCATGGCGGCAATGCACAGGACAAAGTCGAAGCCATCAACCGTTTTGATGCTCAAGTTGTTGCTCCGCTGAGGGAAGCGCTTAAGGATGAAGACGTTGCCTGGATCGTCACATGTGATCACTTCACCCCGATTGCCGAACGGACACACACAATGGATGCTGTGCCCTTCCTCATAAACGGTTCAGGGTGCGCTCCATCCAACGTGCCAAGCTTCTCCGAAGCACAGGCCAACCAGACAGGGGTAAAACTTGAAGAGGGCCACACATTGCTCTCTTACGCACTTGACCAGTTGGGGCTCAAATAA
- a CDS encoding acyl-CoA thioesterase, translating into MATPDFPSNHSWYKHFVSYGETDTMGVLYYAEYLHIYERARSFFIREHGMSYAEVERRGIILPVREAQSRYRAPVRFDDEIHVRVGISLWKRASMKFAYEVWDKDRETLHATGFTEHAAVNKEGKPTRVPEWLKSLFG; encoded by the coding sequence ATGGCTACGCCGGATTTCCCATCAAATCATAGCTGGTATAAGCACTTTGTTTCTTATGGCGAAACAGACACCATGGGCGTTCTCTATTATGCAGAATATCTGCATATATATGAACGAGCTCGAAGCTTCTTCATACGGGAGCACGGAATGAGTTACGCCGAAGTTGAAAGGCGAGGCATTATCCTTCCGGTACGTGAAGCGCAGAGCCGCTACCGTGCGCCTGTGCGCTTCGATGATGAAATTCATGTTCGGGTCGGTATCAGTCTGTGGAAACGTGCATCCATGAAATTCGCATATGAAGTTTGGGATAAAGACAGGGAAACTTTACACGCTACAGGATTCACGGAGCATGCAGCTGTCAACAAGGAAGGAAAACCCACCAGGGTACCGGAATGGTTGAAATCCTTGTTCGGTTAA
- a CDS encoding YgdI/YgdR family lipoprotein has product MRQLFFLFIFTSTLLLAGCGSKQYEVTTKGGDIYTAKGALNYDVQSETYSFENEQGLGVRLNQEDIEVIQEKK; this is encoded by the coding sequence ATGAGACAGCTTTTTTTTCTATTTATTTTCACCAGCACCCTTCTTCTTGCCGGGTGCGGTTCCAAGCAATACGAAGTAACCACCAAAGGTGGAGACATATATACAGCCAAGGGCGCTCTCAATTACGATGTTCAATCAGAGACATACTCTTTTGAGAACGAACAAGGTCTGGGAGTACGCTTGAATCAGGAAGACATAGAAGTCATCCAGGAAAAAAAATAA